In Patagioenas fasciata isolate bPatFas1 chromosome 2, bPatFas1.hap1, whole genome shotgun sequence, a single window of DNA contains:
- the RRS1 gene encoding ribosome biogenesis regulatory protein homolog has protein sequence MAAVRVEDVLAAAEEQEAEKRRSITVEKELELEFDLGNLLALDRNPPPAAGLRGAGPRREAQLRALARDNTQLLVSRLWELPAERAGGPGGPLVARLPEPAFRLPREKPPPRPRPPTRWEQFARLKGIRRRKRTSLVWDEQAKEWRRRWGYRRAGGDPARAWLAEVPAGADPEEDQFARLRREKRERVARNELNRLRNLARAHRAGTAVPAAPLHPTGHQSREELGHVARVARVSTASLGRFQPRLPKEPAELPSRSGGKKRRFEPLLGNLAAERGRQLEMLRDMNSKKPVLDITRAVNKQLRQEEAEAAAAKGKKQSQRGKRGRRRQHVGRSGKKSGARRQQQRPTGSGTSGSKRKKV, from the coding sequence ATGGCGGCCGTGCGGGTGGAGGACGTGCTGGCGGCCGCCGAGGAGCAGGAGGCGGAGAAGCGGCGGAGCATCACGGTAGAGAAGGAGCTGGAACTGGAGTTCGACCTGGGCAACCTGCTGGCTCTGGACCGAAACCCGCCGCCGgcggcggggctgcgcggggccggCCCGCGGCGGGAGGCGCAGCTGCGGGCGCTGGCCCGCGACAACACGCAGCTGTTGGTGTCCCGGCTCTGGGAGCTGCCGGCCGAGCGCGCCGGTGGGCCGGGGGGGCCGCTGGTGGCGCGGCTGCCCGAGCCCGCGTTCCGCCTGCCGCGGGAGAagccgccgccgcgcccgcgGCCGCCCACCCGCTGGGAGCAGTTCGCGCGGCTGAAGGGCATCCGGCGGCGCAAGCGGACCTCGCTGGTGTGGGACGAGCAGGCCAAGGAGTGGCGGCGCCGCTGGGGCTACCGGCGAGCGGGCGGCGACCCGGCCCGGGCCTGGCTGGCGGAGGTGCCGGCGGGCGCAGACCCGGAGGAGGACCAGTTCGCCCGGCTGCGGCGGGAGAAGCGGGAGCGGGTGGCGCGCAACGAGCTGAACCGCCTGCGTAACCTGGCCCGCGCACACCGCGCCGGGACCGCCGTCCCCGCCGCGCCCCTCCACCCTACCGGCCACCAGAGCCGGGAGGAGCTGGGCCACGTTGCCCGCGTCGCCCGCGTCTCAACTGCCTCACTCGGCCGCTTCCAGCCCCGGCTACCCAAGGAGCCGGCGGAGCTACCGTCCCGCAGTGGCGGCAAGAAGCGCCGCTTCGAGCCACTTCTGGGCAACCTGGCCGCTGAGCGTGGCCGACAGCTGGAGATGCTGCGGGACATGAACAGCAAGAAGCCGGTCCTCGACATCACCCGCGCCGTCAACAAGCAGCTGCGGCAGGAGGAAGCCGAGGCAGCTGCCGCCAAGGGCAAGAAGCAGTCCCAGCGAGGGAAGCGTGGCCGCCGGCGGCAGCATGTTGGCCGCAGTGGCAAGAAGAGCGGAgcccggcggcagcagcagcggcccaCGGGCAGCGGCACCAGCGGCAGCAAGAGGAAGAAGGTGTGA